AGAGTCCCCTGGCTCACCCTCTGACCCTGGAGAAGTTGGCGCGCACCACTCCCAAAGCCCCACTGGGCCTCTCATGGGAGCTCACTCCTTTACCTGGCCTGAAGCAGGAAAACTCCTCCTGGGCCAGCCCCAGGTCTCCCAGGCTGACAGCTCTTCCAGGCTGCCCTGGCCCTCACTCCATCCTCCCTGTGGCCCCAGAATGGGGAAAGGTCCCGAGTCTGGTTGAATGGCATCTATAGCACTGCAGCCATTCAAGTGTGACTTGGAGCTTCCCAACGCCATGCTGGACTCCTCATTACCCACTCCTCCAGTTTGTCTTGCCCCAGACCCCAGATCACCCTGGATAGCGGGTCCCTGAAACAAGAGTTCTTTAGAATGCCGCCATCACCTGTCCCTAGGCAGTTGCATCCTCCAGCACAAAGATCCAAATTCCTGCTGCAAAGTTCTGCTCATACCCTTTAAGAAAACTCTCAACCCTTCCTCCACTTCACTGGTTCTCCCTGTGCCTCCCCAATGCCTGATAGATGTCCAGTGACTGCAGAACATAAGTACTGGGATGGATGGTCCAAACACAAGTCATGAACAGCATTTGTTAGTATAGTAGACATTTCCGTAGGACACAGATTATCCCAGTGGTCCTCATACCCATTGGCCAAGTCCcattttcctcccctcctccagcaGAGGGTCCCTACACTCCAGCAGGCAGGCTGAGCTGGTCTGGCTCCTCCCTGGAGCTCCAGGTAACCCCATTGCAATGCCCATGCCCTCTCCAGCTGCCCCAAGGGGGTGCTCACCTTACCGTCTAGGTGCTCTTAGAGGCTGTTGGCTGGTCCAATTCCTTCTCTGAGAAACGGATCAGCCAGACCCAGCCGACAGGCCAGCAGACAAGTGGAGGTGGGTGGGGAATCCAGGCAGGAGTGTCCTGGCATTTCCTGGCAGAGTCCTGCCTCCCAGCTGCCCTAAAGAGGGGTGAGGGAGAATGTCCCTCTCTATTGGCAAAGTCCAGCCCAGGTAAGGGAGTAGCTGAGGATCCCAGAAGTCAGTGAACTTGCCAGTCTAGGTCtgcaaggaaggagggagggagggagacaaccTGGGTGTAGGTGCTGCACCTTGAAACCCCTCCCTACAGTGCCCTCTGCTGGTGAGTGGCTGTCCCCAGCCAGAGGCTATTATTAAATTAGAAAGGCagacaggaggaggagggaacCTTCATCTGAGTTTCTTAAACTATAATGTGCACCGCAGTCACCTgggagatcttgttaaaatgaaggctctgattctgtaggtctagtgtggggcctgagattctgcagcTCAAAGAAGCTCCCAGTTGATGCCAATGCAACCGGTCCAGGGAGCTTAGAGAGCATCTAGTTCCACCCGCTCCCTGCACAGAGAAGATAATGGAGGCACTGAGAGGGTAAATGACTCACCAGTTGCTGGTGTACCTGAGATGTACCCATAGCTGTTCCTTACACAAGGTGCTTTCTACTTCCCCCACCCAAAGTTGGCAGAAACACTACCGCTTGGGAGACAGCTGAACTTTGGGGCCATTTGCCATTCCGAGTTCTTAGAAACTCTGTCTAGGAGCGATGGCACCACAGAATGAAAACTCCTTGTGGAGAGGAACTTTTCCCATGTTTTCTGCTGTCTCCTCAGCTCCTGGTACAGCCTGATAGATAGAAGGTGTTCAATAAAGATgtcttgaatgaatgagtgaagaagTTGAGAGGGAAGAGGATGCATTTTGGATCCAAGTGACCGACACTGAGCCCAGGTGAGCGACACGTTGGCTATGTAATATTGGGCAAGCTACTTAAGTCCTCTGCCCTCAATTCCCTTGTCTGTCAAATgcagataaaaatatataccttGTGTGAGATAATAATTGTCATTATTGagctaataaatgtaaaatgcccACCACTGAATGGGTGGTCAATAGATGGTAACTGTTATCACCAGGGTGTGGCCTCCTGCAGTTGAGGAGGCGTGGTGAACACCCCCAGGCCACTAGTTATCATCTCCCATAGAAAATAAGTAACTTCCTCTGCTTTTGTCTCAGTTAATAATTCTCTAGCCTCTTGTCTCTGACTGCAATCCCCTCCCCTCTGCTTCCTTCCCTGGTGGAGGTGAGAGGGTGATATAAACCTCCCATAAGAGCCCAGTACCCCAAAGTGCAGACATGTATCAAAGGAATGGGTAGAGAGCAGGCAACCTGGGAAGCAGACCTCATGCCTAAAGACAAGCCAGGAAGGGGTGCTCAGAACTTTCAGAGGGAACGAAGGGAGTGGGGTAGGGGTGTTTGTCTTTAACAAAGCTCTGTTTGAGTCACACAGGAGGCTGGACTTTGCCAACAGATAGGGACACTCTTCCCTACCCCTCTTtagggaggctgggaggcaggactTTCTGCCAGAGCGCCAGGTCACTCCTCCCTGactccccacccacctccactTGTCAGCTGCCTTCTCCTCTGAGACATAAAGTCCTAGGGGTTTGTGAAAGATCTGTCAAGCTAGGGTTCTAAGCCAGGAAGGTCATGCCAACCAGGAGGCTATAACCAGGGGCTGTGTTCATGGATTATGAACTCACTTCCAAAGCTGGTGCTTGCCACTCCTGGGGACAATCCCAATTATAAGGAGGCTCCTGGAGAAATTGAAGGCTCATACCACTCACTCCCATGGCCACAGAGCTGTTTCATGGGATGCAGAGACCACAGGCATCAATAGCATTATAACTGGGGGCTGAGCTGTCACAGTAGGGCCAGGTCTCTCAGTGTCAAACCCTCACCACAAACCCTCAAACATTCCATCAAGGGGTAGCCTCCAGAGGCCAGGCACCAAGGAGGGTCTAGTAGGCCAGGGGGGCTCCTCCTGAGAGGAACTCTTTGGGGCCATGAAACAGcaacttggacttcccagccagTGTCACCACCCTTCTCATCTGAGAAAGGCAGACCAGCTGGGAGTACCACTCCACCCTCCTCCCAGCAccaccctcctcccagccccaccctcctctgccttccacaCATCATATGTCGTCAGGACCCCCACCAGGAAGGTGTGCTGCCAGAGGTAAGGGGAGCACAGGCCTGGGAACAAGGAGGTACTGGGAGAGGCAGGTGTCAGGAGAAAAGAGGATGGGGGcaaggaggggcagggagggggcctCCACCACTGTACAGAAATGTAGAAAAACAGGAAGGCAGAAGATGAGCAAATGGACAGTGAGGAGCAGAGAAAAGTAGAAATATGCACAGGTGGGCGCACTGCTCAGCTGTGTCCCAGATCCTCCAGGACCAGTGTCCCTGACCCTTGACAGAAAAGGATGGatgagggccgggcacagtggctcacgcctgtaatcccagcactttgggaggccaaagtgggtggatcacctgaggtcaggagttcgagaccagcatgaccaacatggcaaaaccccatctctactgaaaatacaaaattagccaggcatggtggtgcatgcctgtaatcccagctactagggaggctgagacaggagaatcacttgaacttgggaggtggaggttacagtgaaccgagattgcaccattgccctccagcctgggcaacaagaatgaaactctgtgtcaaaaggGGCCTTGGTTGTAGGAAGGTCTGTACATTGTCCCACATGCAAGTGACATGCAAAGCAACATGCCAATCAGCATGGCAGCTTTTTAATCAAAGACCAGGCAGTTGTTTCCTTGAAAAGTCAGGCCACAAGAAACCTGAACGCTTGTGCTTACATCCTGACACTCTGGGAATGGAAAGATGGAGCAGGAAGTTCATCCCCCATGGCTCCAGGGGTAGAAGAGAGCTAAAGGTTCAGAAAAAGGAATCCACAGTGTCAACAGGCCAAGTTTGAATTTGGGCAGGAGATAAGCCTGGGTGTGCCCCATGAGTGTGCCAGTCTAGTATGGTGAGATAAGCCTGGGACAGATGGGCTGCCGTATTTGTGACTAGAAAAGAGCCCCCAGGAATCTCTGGCTCCTGCCTTCAGATTGTGATCTTTCCAGGTTGGTAGATCAGCTTAGGTAGAACAGTTCTCAGTGAGGGCCAGCTACACACCTGGCTAAGTGCTGCCcactgtgggaggcagaaaaGCTGGTCACCCAGGACCTTATCTCCAGGAGTCAGAAGCACTTAGAGGAAGGTCTTTCACTGAGAAGCAGTTACCAGTGCTGGGCAGTGTCCTCCAAGTGCCAGAGGAGTGCTGTGGAGAAAAGAAGTCCATGGAAGCCAGGAGATGGGCAaggtggggcctggggctggAGAGAGCTCAGAGGTACAGGACTGGAGCTGGgccagggagagaggaaggaccTCCATGACTAGTCCTCCTCTGAGGGGCTCAGGCCAGGAAATGAGTCAGGttaggaggcagagacagacCAGGAGCCGCAGGGGAAGGCTGATCACTAGCGTGTTCTCTGCCTCCCCAGATTTTGCCTCCTCAAGGTGAATGCAGCTTCAAGGGGCCATCTTTGTGCTCCTGCCCCACCTGGGGCCCATCCTGGTCTGGCTGTTCACTCGTGATCACATGGCTGGTTGGTGTGAGGGCCCGAGGATGCTGTCCTGGTGCCCACTCCACAAAGTCTTATTGCTTGTACAGACAGCCATCTACTCTGTTGTGGGGTGAGTACTTGTTTCTCACACATGGCCCTGGTACCCAATGGGGTGGGAACAAGTCCCCTGTATCTGAATTATTCCCATATATTGGCCTCCAAAGGCAGGCACTTTGGCTTGCCTCTTATGGTGGGTCCTCCAGAAAGTAAGAAACCCTCTACGCCTGCCTGGGGTTCCAGTTAGCCCTTCTTCCACCCTCTCTAAgtctccccagcccctccccaacCTCGCTGTGCCCAGCTCCTCCCACCAACTTCCTCCCTGGCCCTTAAATGATGCCTAGACCCATTCGCCCCCATTTCAGCCCACAAGGGTATCCAAGAGTCCTTATGCCAGAGAGCCTCCTCCATTCGCCATGGAACCTCCCATTGAATGATTTTGCCACCATCTCTCCACAGCTACGCCTCCTACCTGGTGTGGAAGGACCTGGGAGGGGGCTTGGGGTGGCCCCTGGCCCTGCCTCTCGGCCTCTATGCTGTTCAGCTCACCATCAGCTGGGCTGTCCTGGTTCTCTTTTTCACAGTCCACAACCCTGGTCTGGTAAGGCACACGGGGATCAGTAGCAGAAGTAATGTGGGAGAGGGTGAAACTATCTGGCCCCAGAAGCACATAATTTGGCAGAGCAATTGAGTGCAGGCAGGTAAATGGATGGGCAGACTTCTCTGCACTTCCATGGTGTGCACAGAGCCCCAGGGACTTAGCTTGTGGCTGGGCTGGGTACTGCAGAAAGGTGGAGGTGCTGGTTCTTGGGCAGCCAGCTGACCCCCGGCCCCTGTGCCCAGGCCCTGCTGCACCTGCTACTGCTGTATGGGCTGGTGGTGAGCACAGCACTGATCTGGCATCCGATCAACAAACTGGCTGCCCTGCTACTGCTGCCCTACCTAGCCTGGCTCACCGTGACTTCAGCCCTCACCTACCACCTGTGGAGGGACAGCCTTTGTCCAGTGCACCAGCCTCAACCCACGGAGAAGAGCGACTGAGGCCCTCGGGCACGGGAGAGGAGGGACGGCCAGGGTAGGGAGGAAGTGTCTGCAAGCAGGGCTGTGGAGCTAGGGTTCACCCCAATGGGATCACCCTCCTGGGTTCCCTGGTGCCGTTTTTCCTTAGAAATCAGAGAAATGGGAAAGAGGGGGGAAACTGATTTTacacttaaataataaaatcctaTTAGTAACTCTGAAGGTATGATGTGAAGTGTGTATTTGAATGCATAATATGATGCCTAGGGCGCCAGAGTGGGATAGAAGCTTCTGGacctgtgtgtgagtgtgtgtgcgtgaaTGAATGTGTGAAGGCCCACGGGGGAGGGGTGGGCACACAAGCTCGCCTCCACTCACATGCCTCCCCACCTGGCATAAAGATTTAGCACTCAGATGTTTAATTGCCTGAAAAacaaaaggcttttaaaaagtgacaaaaaagccaaaacagaaaaatacacttTATAAAAAGGGTACTAgggggccaggcgctgtggctcatgcctgtaatcccagcactttgggaggccaaggcaggtggatcacgaggtcaggagttcaagaccagcctggccaacatggtgaaaccctgtctctaaaaacacaaaaattagccgggcgcagtggtacgcacctgtagtcccagctacttgggaggctgaggcaggagattcacttgaacctggggaagcggaggttgcagtgagccaagatcatgccaatgtactctagcccgggcgacagagtgagattccatctcaaaaaaaagtgggggTACTAATTATACATGTTAAGGTTATATAGATTACACATTAATTTATATATCAGATTTATGATGCAATATCTCGTTATAACATATACTATGGttgtatgatatatatgtgatGCATCTCTGATAAACAAGATTATAGACCCTCTTTTTTGCTTTCATACATTCCTatgcttttcttattttacatCAATTAATCACTATTAGAATAAGGCaaagaacattgaaaaaaaaaaaaaaacagattaagcCTCAGAGTGCTGACAGGTGAATTCATAGGAGCTTCTTATTCAGCCTTctatcttgctttttttctaaaCCTTCTTagtggctttttaatttttgtctcctCCCTTCTCTGATTTTCTTCTGTCCTTGTTTCAAAGCCCTGATGATGGCAAGGAGTGACTGCCCCTGAGTATGCCTCCTCAAATCTTTAACAAGGTCAGCTGGAAGACCCAGACACCTTGCACCAGACACCTTGCGGTAGGGGGTCTCCACCTGCTGCATGATGGGATCACCAGCAGTGTTTAAAAATCCTCATCAGCCTCTCCAGGGAGGAGGCCCGagcatcaacatttttaaaacttccagaGACCTCCTCAGGTGCAGCCAAGGCTGAGAACCACAGCTGtatggagctttttaaaaaatgcatattcctCAGACCCCACCCAAGACCCATAAATGAGAACGCTGTGGGTGGGCTCTTGGCATCTTTAGATTTAAAACCTCCTGAGCACTTCTGTCAGCTGCTAGCTAGTTTGAGTGCTTTGGGCACAGATCATTTATCAGGGCCCGTTTAGCCTTGACAATCTGAGGTTTCGTGAGCTGAGTTTTAGAGCTGAAACAAACTGTGTGCTCTCAGGTGAGAAGCCAGCAGGGCAGCATAATTTGAGAAGGGGAGTGGCTCTTTCCAGAGCTCACCCAAGAGAGGGAGTCTGcagcctcccctcctccaccaAGGACATGCTCAGCCCAGTGGGTCAGGTCACAGGCACCCCAGGAGGACACAGTGTCCCACCCACCTTTGTATCTCCAGCcccagggcagggcagagcacagagtaggtgcttgtacgtttttatttgttgattaatTTAATGAACAGATGAACACATTGTCATACTTCAAAAACAAATGCTGACCAGCGCCCTGCCgccacccctacccccacccctacTCTGAAACAACTGAAAAAAGAACGGAAATGCTTTAATCATTTTGGAAACTCCTGGTTCTAATGTGCAACCAAACTGAGACCCGTTGCTGCAGGGCACTGCTTCTCAAAATGTGCCCCAGAGACCTCCTGAGACACTTGTTGGGACTCCAGACCCATGAAATCAGATCATCTTGGGGAGTGAGAGCAATAGGGTATGGTGATTTACAGTTCTGGCCATGGAGTCAGAACAACCTGGGGTTGGATACTGACTCTGTTATCTATTAACTGGTAACCTGGTGCAACTTTTAGCTATAAATACTGATTGACAGAGGATAGGCTAGGAACCCACAATACATGGGTTTTTACCCCAGCTCTACTACCATTGTGTGATCTTGGCAAATGGGTACTCCAGACTTTATCTTCCATTACCATTATCATCATCTTATAATAATATATGCGTTGTAATATTTGCTACCAATTTTATTCATTACCAGCTAATTCTAGAAGTTAGGCGGAACCTCCATGAAGATGTACGATGCCTATGGTATTACTTTGACCTCCCCAAGGCAAGCTGGAGCCACTAACCTATGCCTCTAGCTTTGGACTTAGCCCTAGAAGAAAGCTTAATTTGGGCAGTGTCCCAAGCCCTGGGCTGGCATGACTGCCTGATACACCATGAGCCAAGCTAGAGATTTTTGGCCATGTGCAGAAACTCAGCATGAAAGGGCAGAATCCCAACTCCAAACTCTTATCCTCTGACTTCAAAGTTGTCCTTAAAATCCCCCTCTGCCCCAGTTCCCTGGTTCCTGGGTGAAGGGAGCCTCTAATCCCACAGTCTCCCAACCTTCCTGGGACTCTTGTCTTTCCCCTTACCCACTTCCCAGTTCAGAGCCCAGCCTAGTGGACACCTGCCTTTGGCCCTCCTCTCTTGTTACTTAAGAGCTGTGCCTAAATCGACTTGGAGCTGCCTCTTCTCTTTGCAAGTGTATCCCAGGATTCCACCATTCAGATTGTGTGCACATTTTTGTTCTGAAGCagtatttttccatttgcctCTGATTTGGTGAGTCGGAGAGAGACAAGATCATAAGGCTCTGCAGATCTCCCGTCCAGTGGCTGCAGAGGCACTAGGTCAAACAGCAGATCCAGGAGGTGTCATATCTCATTCTATTGTATCCTAGTCCATCCTTTCCTCCTCTAAACCTTCACTCTTCCTTCACTCTTCCTCACTTTGCCAATTTCTGCAGAATGGAGACATAGAGGGGCTAGGTGAGATGGCAGACTGGTAGGTGTATGCCCAGTGGACAAAGGTTGGTCAGCTGGGCTAGGAACGGGACAGAGGGCAGGATGTATTTATTCTGCACATCTCTGGCCCCTCCTACCTACAGGCAGGTAGAGCTGCTGCATAGGAGAAGCCTGGAGGCCCCTGAATGTTGTCAGTCCTGGGCCAGGGCTCCaaagtctcttttcttttgtgaACGGCCACCATCTGCTCTATCTCTTGGGGTTCCCCTGCACCCCAAGCCCAGTTTCAGAGTCTTCCCAGAGGTTCCCTTTCTTGTAGTTCCAGAAAACAAGCGCACAATCCTTTTAAGGATTTTACCACTGATTCTCATCAGCAGCTCACAAGGTACTCAGTCCAAAGCCTAACTTTGCTAAGAACTTCCTCAGACATCGACCTTCCTCTTCTATCCTCAGGTAGAGCCCGCCAAAACATTTACCCACCTCCCAGACTCCTTCTCCCCCAACCCCTACAAAGTCGAGGACACTCCATACATTTAGGCTCTTCTTCTGATATGGAAGCCAGGGGAAGCCATCCCTGGTCATATCAGGGCCTCGGTCATATTCATCAGGGCCTCATTTGTCCCTTTCCAAGGTCCCACGGCCCACATAGAGATTATCCGCTAAGAGAAGCACCAAAAAATCCCCCTAGCTCTTCCACTTGCACCTACTCCAACACATTTCTCATCTTAAGGGCTGAAATTCTCCTCTCAAAAGTTGACTGTAGTTTGTCACCTCCTCCCAGTAGGTTCTTTGGCCTTGCAAACACCCCTTCAAAGAGGAATACTATTAGTCACCTTAATGTACATGATCCTTATCAGATCACTTTCTTCAAAGACTGAAAGTGCCAGCCGTAGTAGCCGGGTGGTGCCAGGAGTAGTTACTGGAATGGAAACCATGGTGACCAGGACTAAAGTCCCGGGAGTCACCATTTTACCCAGGGTGGCATGTCCCACATGGCAAGGCAAGGATTGTGTCCTGTACAGAAGACTGTAAACTCTGCCCTGCCCTGTGATTCTGGTGCCTTCTCCAATCCCAGCCTCAGACTCTGGAAGACCCTTGGCCCCCTCCCCTCTTCACTGGCCAAGGCTGCTCAAAGCCCTGGACACCTCGTGTTTACATCAACAGAGCAGTTGCTAGAGGAAGCAGCCTCCTGCCCTCCAGAGGGATGTCTGGTGCCCAAGGCCTGTTGTTTGTGTACCTTGTCTCAGTAGTGACCGGAGGGGCAGGCACGCCTGGGCTGGGTCTCTGGGGCAACGCACTGTTAGGGTCCCAGCTGTCCCTGCACATAAAGCACCAACTCCATCAATGCATCCCTGAAGTATCCTCTTTCAGGGAGTGAGAATTTAAACCTTCCTCTGGTGAGGCTTCTATTTTCCACCAGCCCCCCTCCTGGCCTCTCTGCTCCCTTCCCAATGAGGGCAGCTCCATGTCCGGCCAAGATCCAAGGAACAACCGTGCCTGACCCTGTCCTCTCCTTCTCAACCACCTCCTAGAATCTCTGAATGTTTTCTGAAATGACCGTGGGAAATGGGACAGGGAGAGGCATGTTGCAGTGCATCCCAGGCCTAACCCAGTTCCTTTCAGGCACTGCCATCCCAACAAGAAGGGGGCAAGGACCGGCAGAGACAGGATGGGAGGATTCCAATTTTGGTTTCCGTCCCCAGATACTAGCTGTCTGGTGTCTCTTAACCTGTACCCCcaacacacagatatatatacacacacatacacacacacacacaccttcatgTACCAGTTACTTCCTAGAGTCTGTTCTTCCTGCAAGAACTCCTTCTCAGCCTCTTCAACTCCCACTGGTCTCTGTCCTTCCCTTCTCCCAGAGCTGGGCCTCAGGGGTGCTGGCAGCAGTTGAGACTGAATGGTGAAGGAGGTAAAACATGACTCTGGAAGCACATGGCTCTGCCCTCTCTAGCTGCatcaccttgggcaagtcacttaacctctctggtctcaatttcctcaccagaaaaattaggataataatagtacctaccccAAACATccttgtgaggaataaatgagttaaCCTACATAATATTTTAGGGCAATGTCAGGATGTCGCTCTCCTTGTTACTAAATTCCAGGGAATATGACACAGTAGGAGAAGCATGGAACTTGGGAGCTGACagatttgggttcaaatcccagcaccCCACTGACTCCACGTGTGACCTTGAATGAAATACCTTACTGCCCAGTATCCTCCTGTGCAGGACGGGGACTATCAATAGAACCTTACCCAATAGGGTTAACACTGGGGATGGGGTGTGCCAGTCCTAAAGAGTTTAGAGGCAGCTGTAGGGAGAGGAGTCAAGCTCCTGGCATCTGATCCCCCAGATTAGTTGTTGCACTCTGGGGTGAGCAGGGTAAACTGGTATGACTTGGAAAGGAGAGCCAGAGACCAGCCAGGAATTCAGGCCCCCAGGAGGTGCCATAAATAGCCAGAGCAGATCAGAGGGCCTCCAGGGATGGCAGGTAGGGAGACGAGGAAGGCTCAAAGCAGCAGTGAAAAAGGAAGCTGTCAGTCATCAGTCTGGGGGCAGATCCAGGGCCCTCTCCCAAAGGTCAAAGGGAAAATTGTCTATAAGTAAGATAGAAGAAAGGGGTCAACTCTTAAGAAAGGACCAGGCTGAGACCACCTGTGCACCATTCACTCTGAGCTGTTGGGAGAGGCAGGACATTCTCGCCACACCATTCACCTGTGGTCTTCACAAGCCCACTCTGCGCcctattttctgctttttgaccatttggaaatagaaatcaatagcaCAGCCTGtgtcacagatgggaaaacagaggctcagagatgtcaagtgatttgtccaagatcacacagtgaaTCAGGGGCTAAGATGGGGAtatgaacatagaatatttttTGCCTCCTAATCCAGGGTTATACATGACAGCCAAAATAGAAGGCCCTGTCCTCAGGGAGGAAGTCTTTCTAGCAGGAGAACAGTGAACTGAAAGGATCCATCCTCCTTGCTTTCCTCCCCAAGACATTTTACTCTTCCTCCGTTGATCCAGGCATATCACCATAGCTGGGCCAGGGAAGTGGTAGACAGATGCACATTTATAATGCTTCAGAGATGTTTTATCAAAGGTAGCTGTGCGCAGCCCTGGGAATAGGCTGAACTTGGGCTCCAAAGACCTGAACTCAAAGCCCGTGTGATCTTATACAAATCACTTCACCTTTCTCAGCCACAAGTCCCTAACTTGCAAAATGAGGTCCATAATTCACACCCATGTGAGACTGGTgtaaggactaaatgagataatgcatgctTGAGTGCTTGATTAATGCCCCAAATATAATAAAAGCTGGGAGCCCCTGGTGAGGCAGCACCTTATTCATCTCTGTACTCTTGGTATTTACCACAGCACCTGGAACATAGGAACCTCTGATAAATGTTGACTGaacaagaaaatgaagtaaaCTCTTTGCATTTAAACGTGGTATGTTTGTGTCATAACAACATTCTTTGCAGTTTATCAGCTGCCACTGTCTTTTTATTGTGGACACAGGAACTATTACCTCTACTCTGTGCTTTATTCCCtggaaaaatgtttgaaaaaataagaTGTGGATAAAAATGCTTtcagtggccaggcgcggtggctcatgccgcccagcactttgggaagccgagtcaggcagatcacgaggtcaagagatggagaccatcccggccaacacggtgaaacacaggtgaaaccctgtttctactaaaatcacaaaaattagccggg
This is a stretch of genomic DNA from Rhinopithecus roxellana isolate Shanxi Qingling chromosome 4, ASM756505v1, whole genome shotgun sequence. It encodes these proteins:
- the TSPO2 gene encoding translocator protein 2 is translated as MQLQGAIFVLLPHLGPILVWLFTRDHMAGWCEGPRMLSWCPLHKVLLLVQTAIYSVVGYASYLVWKDLGGGLGWPLALPLGLYAVQLTISWAVLVLFFTVHNPGLALLHLLLLYGLVVSTALIWHPINKLAALLLLPYLAWLTVTSALTYHLWRDSLCPVHQPQPTEKSD